One part of the Gossypium raimondii isolate GPD5lz chromosome 1, ASM2569854v1, whole genome shotgun sequence genome encodes these proteins:
- the LOC105787311 gene encoding uncharacterized protein LOC105787311 — protein sequence MARNGIVADEENNFTHNRVLPVASTPTPGQIKEESDAKVFLSTKVLGLEELLSLEVWRASLAELLGTAVLVFALDTIVISTLQTETKTPNLVMSILIAFVVAVLLLATYPISGGHINPIVTFAALLTGLISISKAAIYILAQCVGGILGSLALKAVVNSAIERTYSLAGCTVTIVVPGTDGPTVIGMGNSQALWLEIICSFVFLFASVWMAFDRRQAKAVGRVIICIILGVVLGLLVFISTTVTATKGYGGAGLNPARCFGPAVVRGGHLWNGHWIFWIGPTIGCVAFALYVKMIPREHTHSY from the exons ATGGCACGAAATGGAATTGTTGCAGATGAAGAAAACAACTTTACGCATAATAGAGTCCTGCCTGTAGCCTCTACTCCAAC GCCGGGGCAAATTAAGGAGGAATCTGATGCAAAAGTCTTTTTGTCTACTAAGGTGTTAGGCCTTGAAGAGCTGTTGTCCTTGGAG GTATGGAGAGCTTCATTGGCAGAGCTTCTTGGGACAGCAGTGCTGGTTTTTGCATTGGACACCATAGTTATCTCCACATTGCAGACCGAAACAAAGACACCCAACCTTGTAATGTCGATCCTAATCGCCTTTGTCGTTGCAGTTCTCCTGCTTGCTACCTACCCCATCTCCGGAGGCCATATCAATCCGATTGTTACCTTTGCTGCTTTACTTACCGGCCTGATTTCCATTTCCAAAGCTGCCATATACATTTTGGCTCAATGTGTCGGTGGCATACTAGGTTCACTAGCACTCAAAGCTGTGGTTAATAGCGCCATTGAACGAACGTATTCGCTAGCAGGATGCACCGTGACTATTGTCGTACCAGGTACCGATGGACCAACTGTGATTGGCATGGGGAACAGCCAGGCCCTTTGGCTTGAGATAATCTGTTCCTTTGTGTTCCTTTTCGCTTCAGTATGGATGGCTTTTGATCGTCGCCAAGCTAAGGCCGTGGGACGAGTAATAATCTGCATTATCTTAGGAGTAGTGTTGGGTCTTCTAGTGTTCATTTCAACCACGGTTACTGCCACAAAAGGCTATGGTGGTGCTGGGCTGAACCCAGCAAGATGCTTCGGTCCAGCAGTCGTAAGAGGAGGCCACCTTTGGAATGGACACTGGATATTTTGGATTGGACCAACTATTGGGTGCGTGGCTTTCGCTCTGTATGTTAAAATGATTCCACGTGAGCATACTCACAGCTACTAA